One segment of Parabacteroides sp. FAFU027 DNA contains the following:
- a CDS encoding DUF4197 domain-containing protein, translated as MRRMIISLSAIVILSTSCTELQQVASQVMTQQGVSTSIGVDNATGLKEALLVGTTNSVMNLSKTDGFFANQALKILLPEEAQPIIKNIKLVPGGEKLVNDVVLRLNRAAEDAAVEAKPIFVSAIRNMTIKDATNILFGANNAATSYLRNNTYSQLSSAFEPKIATSLDKKLVGNISTTDSWKALANAYNTVANSLVGKASNMKPVSANLTRYVTDKTLNGMFLSLASEEKKIRENPSARVNTILKKVFGQLDAKK; from the coding sequence ATGAGAAGAATGATAATTAGTTTGTCGGCGATTGTGATATTATCAACTTCCTGCACTGAATTGCAGCAGGTAGCTAGTCAGGTAATGACACAACAAGGGGTATCTACCTCTATAGGTGTTGATAATGCGACCGGACTCAAAGAAGCGTTATTGGTCGGGACAACCAATTCGGTAATGAATCTGAGCAAGACAGATGGCTTTTTTGCCAATCAGGCCTTAAAAATATTATTACCAGAAGAGGCGCAGCCGATTATCAAAAATATTAAGCTTGTGCCAGGAGGAGAGAAGCTGGTCAATGATGTTGTCCTTCGTCTGAACAGAGCTGCAGAGGATGCAGCTGTTGAAGCCAAGCCGATATTTGTCAGCGCCATCAGAAATATGACTATTAAAGACGCTACCAATATTCTTTTCGGAGCAAATAATGCCGCTACCAGCTATTTGAGGAATAATACCTACTCACAACTGAGCAGTGCTTTTGAACCTAAAATAGCGACCTCTCTGGATAAGAAACTGGTAGGGAATATTTCAACAACTGATTCCTGGAAGGCTCTGGCCAATGCGTATAATACCGTTGCTAATTCCCTCGTGGGGAAAGCTTCGAATATGAAGCCGGTTAGTGCCAATCTGACCCGGTATGTTACAGATAAAACGTTGAATGGAATGTTCCTTAGTCTGGCTTCAGAAGAGAAGAAAATCCGTGAAAATCCCTCTGCCCGAGTGAATACTATTCTTAAAAAAGTATTCGGGCAACTGGATGCTAAGAAATAA